AGCCGGCGTTCGAGACCAGGGCCGTCGCCAGGCCAAGGTCCTTCACCTTGCGGAGCACCTCGGTGGCGCCATCGCCGAGGACGGGGCGGTGGACGGGGTGCATGCTGCAGATCGCGTCGACAAGCTCGCGGCGGACCTCGGCCGGCAGAGGCGGCGCCCCGCCCAGTTGGGACAAGAAGAGGTCGACGCGCCCCTCCGCGGGTACGTCCAGGCCGTCGTCGTGCAGGGCAGAGAGTGCGGCGCCGCCAGCGACCAGAGCCGCATCCGCAGTCTCGAGGCTGAGGGCGATGCCGCTGCGCCTCAGAATCGCCTGGACATTGCGGGCCCGCCAGAGCTGGCGAGGCCGCGAGTTTGTCTCGGGGTCGACTATGAGCGTGCCCCAGAGGTCGAAGAGGATGGCGCGTACCTGCATAAATGAAAAGCGGCCCGGGCCCGGGCCGCCTCGCTTACATCACTCCGTTCCTATGACACCGGCGTCGCGATACTTGCGCCGCAGTTGCTGCAGTACCGGGCGCCCATGGCGTTCAATCCGCCGCAGTTAGGGCACTTCAGCGCCGAGACGGCCTGCGGCGTGTCGACCAGGCGCTCAGCGGTCGCGGCTGAAGTTGCCGCGGGGGCGGCAGGCGGATGAGCCGCTTCCTCTTGCTCTTCGTCCCTGATGTTCTTGCGAAACTCCTTGATGCCGCGGCCAAGGCCGCCGCCGATGTCGGCGAGCCGGGTGGCGCCGAAGAGCAGCAGTACCACGACCAGGATAATCAGGAGCTCCGGGGCCCCAAGGCCAAACGGTCCGGCTGCGCCTACCATAGGCCACCTCCTCCACCCTCGATACGTCTAGAGCCTAGCACCGGGATTGAAAAGGCGTCAATTTTGGCCGCCCGGCTTCTGCCAGCGCATGACCAAGAATTCGGGCACGCGGTACCAGTCTTCGAACCGCGGGTCATCCCGGAGGCTGTCATCAGTTGGCGCAGGCTCGAGAAAGTCGCGCAGCACGAGACCGCTCTGGAGGAAGGCCGTCATGTAGCCGCTGAGGGGCCGGTGCCAGTTCCTGATCTTCATGCCGTTCCATTCGAAGACAAGCGGCCTTTCGACGATGTAGGCGTCGACGGCGCGGTACAGACGGTTGCCGACTTCGTCGCGGACCCAGCCGGTGATCTGTTTGTACTCGAGCGAGTCCGGGATCGCGGTGACGAAGCTGAGGTTGGCGACGAGAAAGTAGCCGCCAGGGCGTAGGCAGCGCGCGGCCTCAGCGATGGCGGCGCGATAGTCCGGTATGTCGACGAGCGTGATGTAACTGACGAAGAGGTCGAACGTGGCGTCGCGGAAAGGGAGCTTTTCGGCGGATGCCTGTACGTAGGCCTGGCCTGACGGGCTGCGCTGACGGGCGGTCGCCACCATCTCGCGGATGAGGTCGAGGCCTACGGTCGCGGCGCCGCGGGCTGCGAGCATGCGGCAGAAGCGGCCCTCGCCGCAGCCGAGGTCGAGGACGCGCTTGCCGGCGACGTCGCCGCTGAGACGGAGCATCACGGGGTCCAGCAGCAGGGTGCGGGCCGGGTCGCCGCGGTCCTGCATCTCGATGTAGCGGCGGGCGAACGCCGTCCAGCCACCGTCGAGTTCCATGGCCTTCCCTCTCGAGGCCGCGCTAGGTCTGCGCCTGCTCTCGCCGCGCTATCTCTTCGGCAAAGGCAATGAGGTCCTTCGCCCGCTTCGCGACCGGCGTGTCCACCATGCGCCCGTCTACCTGGACGGATGCGTGCCCCCGCGCCACCGCTTCGTCGAAAGCGGCGGCGACCTTGCGGGCGTGCTCGACCTCCTCGTCGCTGGGGCGGAAGATGCGGTTCACCGGCTCGATCTGCGCCGGGTGGATCAGGTACTTGCCTTTGAAGCCAATCGACTTGACGTACTCTGTCTCGGCGATCAGGCCGGGCTCGTCCCGGAAGTCACCGTAGGGGGTGTCGAGCGCCTGCAGGCCGTAAGCGGCGCAGCAGTGGACGATGACACGCCGGGCGTATTCGAGCTCGCGCCCGTCCGGCCGGCGGGCAACCCCGAGGTCGGCGGTGAAGTCGTACGCGCCGAGGGAGATGCCGGCGAGCCGCGTCGAAGCGAGCGCGATCTCCTCGCAACGGAGCACTCCCTTCGCCGACTCGATACTCGGGATCAGCACCACCGTGCCCGGTCGCACGCCACTCCTCGTCTCGGCCTCACGCATGATCACGTCCAGGTCGCGGATGTGCTGGGCGCCCTCTGCCTTCGGAAAGGCGATGCCGGCCAGGTCCGGCCCGAGGGTCGTGAGGATGTCGTCGCGTGTCAGGCCGGTCTCGAGGTGGTTGACCCGCACATGCACTGTCTTACCGGCGGCCTTGAGCGAGGAGACCGCCTTGCGAGCGATCTCGCGGGCGTTCTCCTTCTCGGCGGGTGGCACGGAGTCCTCGAGGTCCAGGACGATGACGTCGGCGGCCGCGCCGTGAGCGCGTTCGACCATGTTCTCGCGGTTCGCGGGTACGAACAGCAGGGTTCGCATCAAGAGCATTTGCGTCTCCTCAGGGCTCGCGTTCGGGGACTGCGAGGCGCCGCTCAAGAGTGCAACAGGCGCAGGGAACAGACAACGGGTGGCGCCGGTCAAGCGGCCACAGGACAGGGAGCAGCAAACAAATACCAGAGATCACAGGCCTGAGGCCAGGGGACATCCGTCGAGCCGTCCTCCGAGCCGTCACTCCTCCACGGAGTCCGGGGCCTCGTAGGCGAGGATCGCCGCGCGAATGGCGTCCAGGTTCGATGGTGCCTGCGAGCGGCCGGTGGCCGGGTCGACGTAGGCGTAGTCATGCACGATCTCGGCGACGGGTTTGCCGCTGGTGGCGCTGCTGACCAGGCACTCGAAGCTGATGCGGCTGCCGCGCAGCCGCGAACAGCGCATCTGTACGCGCGCGCCCTCGCGCCAGCGCAGGGGCGAGAGGAAGCGCGCCTCGCTGCGCAGGTTGAAGCGCAGCACACCGCCCTCGGCAGCGACACCGATCGCCCCGTCGTAGTCGACGAGAGCCAGCTCGGTGAGCGCGAAGAGCACGCCCATGTGCACGAACTCCGTGCCGCCAAAGGTATCCGTGTGGCGGGTCTGGTAGAGGGCGGAGAAACGGTAGGACATCGCGGTGCAGAGTACAGAGTACAGGGTGCAGGCGGATGTGGCCCTATCTCTGCACTTTGAACCCTCCCTACGGGCCCGCGCGGGTGCTAACTGTCTGACGCACCGACCACGTGGCCGCTGAGCTGGAAGACGCTGCGCTCCCGCCCGTGGAGGAGACGGCGGCCCCAGGTGGAGGGGATGGCGAGGGCTTCGTCCCGTCCCAGGGGCCGGCACTCTTCGATGCGCAGTCCAGAGGCGGCGTAGGGCTCGGCCAGTCGCGCGAAGACGCCGGCGTCGAGGGGCGGGACCGAGGCATCGAGGCCGGCGCCATGGTCGTGCGCCGGGTCGTAGGTCAGGACGAGCTCGAAGCGCGCGCCCGGCTTCCCCAGCGACGAGAGCCCCCGAAGCGTGGCACGGTCGGCCAGCAAGAGGCCGCGCAGCAGGGCGGCCCAGGGGAAGTTGACCCGCAGTTCGTCGGCACAGGCCAGCAACTCCGGCGGCGGGGCCTCCACGGAGCCGACCACGAACAGCGCGTTCGCCGCGCCACCCCGCGCCGGCTTGCGGGCGGCGCGAAAGGCGTACTCCTTCAGGGCCTCGGCATCAGGGTCAAGGGCAATGTAGAGCGAACCCGGGTCGCGCCTGGCCTGCTCGTAGGCCCAGCGGCCATCGCCAGCGCCGATG
This genomic stretch from Dehalococcoidia bacterium harbors:
- the tatA gene encoding twin-arginine translocase TatA/TatE family subunit, translated to MVGAAGPFGLGAPELLIILVVVLLLFGATRLADIGGGLGRGIKEFRKNIRDEEQEEAAHPPAAPAATSAATAERLVDTPQAVSALKCPNCGGLNAMGARYCSNCGASIATPVS
- a CDS encoding class I SAM-dependent methyltransferase, whose translation is MELDGGWTAFARRYIEMQDRGDPARTLLLDPVMLRLSGDVAGKRVLDLGCGEGRFCRMLAARGAATVGLDLIREMVATARQRSPSGQAYVQASAEKLPFRDATFDLFVSYITLVDIPDYRAAIAEAARCLRPGGYFLVANLSFVTAIPDSLEYKQITGWVRDEVGNRLYRAVDAYIVERPLVFEWNGMKIRNWHRPLSGYMTAFLQSGLVLRDFLEPAPTDDSLRDDPRFEDWYRVPEFLVMRWQKPGGQN
- a CDS encoding HAD family hydrolase, which codes for MQVRAILFDLWGTLIVDPETNSRPRQLWRARNVQAILRRSGIALSLETADAALVAGGAALSALHDDGLDVPAEGRVDLFLSQLGGAPPLPAEVRRELVDAICSMHPVHRPVLGDGATEVLRKVKDLGLATALVSNAGYTTAPHLREMLEDYAIAPYLDVCVFSDELGLAKPNPRIFQEALERLGVEPASAAFVGDSPHNDIYGARQAGLLAIQIGHRDAPPRTGYTESDGARPNAYIASLSELLPALSEFAELPGGPGRPGALPGP
- a CDS encoding CoA ester lyase, translated to MLLMRTLLFVPANRENMVERAHGAAADVIVLDLEDSVPPAEKENAREIARKAVSSLKAAGKTVHVRVNHLETGLTRDDILTTLGPDLAGIAFPKAEGAQHIRDLDVIMREAETRSGVRPGTVVLIPSIESAKGVLRCEEIALASTRLAGISLGAYDFTADLGVARRPDGRELEYARRVIVHCCAAYGLQALDTPYGDFRDEPGLIAETEYVKSIGFKGKYLIHPAQIEPVNRIFRPSDEEVEHARKVAAAFDEAVARGHASVQVDGRMVDTPVAKRAKDLIAFAEEIARREQAQT
- a CDS encoding class I SAM-dependent methyltransferase, which encodes MLDIGAGDGRWAYEQARRDPGSLYIALDPDAEALKEYAFRAARKPARGGAANALFVVGSVEAPPPELLACADELRVNFPWAALLRGLLLADRATLRGLSSLGKPGARFELVLTYDPAHDHGAGLDASVPPLDAGVFARLAEPYAASGLRIEECRPLGRDEALAIPSTWGRRLLHGRERSVFQLSGHVVGASDS
- a CDS encoding thioesterase family protein, which gives rise to MSYRFSALYQTRHTDTFGGTEFVHMGVLFALTELALVDYDGAIGVAAEGGVLRFNLRSEARFLSPLRWREGARVQMRCSRLRGSRISFECLVSSATSGKPVAEIVHDYAYVDPATGRSQAPSNLDAIRAAILAYEAPDSVEE